CCAGCGTTGAAAGCCGACCCACTTGATCCCGCTGCACACGCAGGCGAGTTTGAGTTTCATCGATTGAAGATTGAATCCCCACATTCTGCGTGGCGAGGGATTGTGCTGTCAATTCGATCAGAGCTTGCTGATCCCGAAGCTGCTGGGTAAACAGTTCAAACCGCTGCCGCTGCGCTGGCGTTAGTCCGGTTGGATCGCCGCTTAATTGTGCCACTAACAGTTGACGATTCTGGACTCGGTTAAACAACTCAGGTGTGATCTGTAGCTGCCCAAGCTGTGCTGGATCGATCGATTTTCCCTGTCGGGCTGCCCGTAACACTGTCACGGTTTTTTGCAACGGGTCACGCTGTTGCAGCAAGGTTTGGAGTTGGTTTTGCAGCTCTGTTTTATCAAGCTGCACCAACAACTCTCCCCGTTCGACCATTTCACCCTCCTGTACCTGGATCGCAGTTACAACGCCACCGCGCCTGCTCTGAACAGGCTGAGATGAGGATAAGGGTTCGAGCTTGCCCCGCGCCGGGACAATCACATCAATTCGCGCCACGATTGACCAGAGCAGGACAAACACGAGCGTCACGACCATCCCGGCAATGCTCAATACTGCCCACCGTTCCTGACTGGGGAGGGTTGCTTCTCCTGTGGGAGAGACTGCCTGCACCAGTTTGTTGCGCTGAGTATCAACCCAGGACAGTAAATAATTCAACAACTTCCACCGCATCTGAACTCTCATGGTTAATCTCCTTTGGATTGCTGGGAATAAAGCGTGTAGTAAAGCTGTCGCTGCGCCATCAGTTCAACGTGAGTGCCACGCTCAACAATCGCGCCCGACTGCAAGTAGAAAATCTGGTCTGCCTGCCGCAGATTAGCGAGTCTATGGGTGATGCAAAACACGGTCTTACCCTTGAACACTTTCATCAGGTTCGCCACGACTCGCCGCTCAGTTTCATAGTCCAGGGCACTGGTCGCTTCATCTAAAATCACTAACCTGGGGTTCTGCAAAATCACTTGAGCAATCGCAATTCGCTGACGTTGCCCACCGGATAACCGTGATCCTCTTTCCCCAACGGGCGTGGCGTAGCCTTGAGGCAGTTTCTCGATAAAGTCGTGGGCTTCCGCCAGTTGAGCCGCCTCAATCACCTGAGCGTCGGTATAAATGCCCTCATAATCGATGTTGTCTCTGACTGACGCATCAAACAGCAGCGGTTCCTGGGGAACCATGCCCACCTGCTGCCGCAGTGAGTCAAGGGTCACTTTGTTGATGTCATAGTCATCGATCGTAATTACGCCTTTTTGGGGCACGTAGAGGCGATTCAGGAGCTTCACGAGCGTCGATTTGCCAGAGCCGCTGAGTCCCACCAAGCCGACGAATTGCCCTGGCTCAACCGTGAGGGAGACATCGGAAAGCTGCATCTCTCCGGTTGACTGGAATCCGAAGGAGACATTTTTTAGTTCAACTTTGCCGATCACAGGCGGCAGGCTTAGCTGATGTGCGTCTGTTTCTGAGAATTCTTCAGTGGTATCAATTACATCCGCGAGGCGATTGATTGAAAGCTGGACTTCCTGCACCCGCTCGGAAAGTTGAGCCAGCCGCAGCAGTGGTCCGGTCACGTATCCAGCAATAATTCGGAAGGCAATCAGTCCACCCAGCGTTAAGTCGCCCTGCACAGCCAAAAGTCCACCCACCCACAGCACGACCAAACTGCTGAGCGTATTTGCCAGCGTGTTGATCGAACCATAGACGCGACTGGTCATCGTCGAACGAAAGCTGACTTCCAGATATTTGAGATACTGGTCATTCCATGTGGCTTCCACGAACTGTTCCCGGTGCTGTGCTTTCACCGTAAACACCCCATTGAGGGTTTCAATCAGATAGCTTTGCAACGCTGAATTCTTGTCAGCCCGTTGCTTGTACAGATCCCGCACTGAAGACGCACCGAACAGGGTGATTGCGAGAATGACCGGAATGGTCAGCAGCGTACAAAGGGTGAGTATGGGGCTGTAACTCAGCATGACCACGATGTAGATCAGTGAGAACAGCACATCCATGATGACTGTGAGAAACTGGCTGGTCAGGAACGATCGAATGGTTTCCAGTTCACTGATCCGGCTTGATAATTCCCCCACAGGGTATCGCTGGAAAAAGGAGAGGGGCAGTCGTAGCAGGTGACGCAGCGTATAGCTTGCAATTTGCACATCTACTCGATTCGAGACGCTGTTAAAGATAAAGTTGCGGGAAATGTCCAGCACTGACTGAGCGATGCTCAAACTCAGCATGAGGATGCCAAAAGCGGGTAAAGCTCCGGCAGATCCGTTAATAATTACCTTGTCAATAATCTGCTGCGTCAATAGGGGTGTCGCTAACCCCAATACCTGTACAAAAATGCTGGCAACCAGGACAAGCAAAAGGGACTTGGCTTCTGGCTTGACATAGGGCAAGACCCACTTCCAGCCAAATTGCCGCACCGCAGCTCCAGGCTTGCGCGAAAACACGAGAGCTTCGACCAGCGTTCCGTCTTGATCCAGGCTCTCAAGCTGCGGCAGCACATCCTCAATGGGCAATGTCTGAACGCCCCAGGCTGGATGTGCCAGAGTCAGAACATCGCCTTCTGCTTCACTTCCTACGTCATAGAGAATGCAGGGCTTCCCATCCAACTCCAGCAGGGCTGGACACTGAATGCGTCTGAATCCCCCAGGACTGGCAGAGAAATGAATTTGCAGGGCATCCATGTGGAAGCCTTCTGCAATCTTGCTGTAAAAATCTAACCGATCTGGTTTTTGATCAATGCCTTTAACCCGGCTCCGCAATAGCTGGTGTCGAAAGGGCAGCTTCAATAAATCGGTGAGGTTCCAGAAGGCAACGACAGTCGCTTCTGCCAGCGTGTCTTCTCGCGCTGTACGCCCTGGATAGTGAGGGGACTCTGAAGGAAGTGGTATCTCTGTTGAAGGCGGTTGCAGCAAAGCCTCCAGACGGGACAGCGTTTGAATTGCTTCCGGCTCAGTTGCGATGGTGTGCTGAGGGTCAAGCGGTAGGGATTCCGTTTGCAGGATGACTGCGATCGTTGGGCGATCGACTCCGACAAGACGAATGGGATAAATCAAAGAATCGTCAAGCCTGATCTGCTCAACATCCAGCACCGATCGCCCAATCTGATCTCCTCGGACACTGCCGCCGCTTACCAGCCAAAGAAATTCTGGCGCGAGCGGACTAGGATCACCCACAAACCAGTGGCACACCTTAATTGCTTTCACACGAAGCAGATAGTCTGCAAGGTCTTTGGTGCTGGGTAAAACGCTACGGTTTGCCAGTCGCCCCAAAAAGCGATCCAGCAAATCATAGACCTCTAGCAGGCTAATTTCAGCTTCTAGAATGGGTAACAGCAGGGGCAGGATTGCCTCTATCCGATCGGAGGGAATCGCAAGCGTCTGTACATCTTCTTCAAGGCTGGCAGCGCGAACACTACCATAAGGAACCCGGCGCAACAGAGGTTCCCAACCAATGCAGGTTCCGGGCTGAAGGGTTTGGATCGTGGGCTTGCCTGATTGACTATCTCCTAGCGCCCGTGCCCGTCCCGTCAGTAGAATATGGGTCATCGCCGGAAGTTGCCCCTCTGGAGAAAGCGTTTCCCCCACTTCAAACGTTTGAAGCGTAGCAGAGCCGAGCAATTCATCCAGGGTCGTAGGGTCTAAATGGCGCAGTAAAGAGTCCTGCACCGCAGGCTGAATCACAGTCGGTTCTTCGATCGGCAATGCCCTCACGTTGAAACCTCCGTTTCAGCTTTCAGTTCATCGTCTGAGGCTGGAGCGGGGGTGCGATAAATCTCAAACTGCGTGGGATCGTTCATCAGAGCTTTTGCTTTTCGCTTAAGCCATTCTTCAAACAACCGATTGCGAAGTTCCTCCTGAATCACCCCAGTAAACCGTGCTGGAGCAAATCGCTCAATGCGGACAATCCAGTAAGCGGAACCCACTTGAATAGGGGGATAAATTTGTCCTTCACCGGGGTCTTGATAAGCAATGCGAGCGATCGCTTGGGGAAGCTGGTACAGGCGGAGCGGACCCACCCACCCCTGCGTATGGCGTTCCTCGCCTTCCGAATACAGCGATGCCAGTTTGGGGAAAGTTGCTTCCCCATCTCGAAGCTCGAAGAAGATTTCTTCTGCTCGTTTCTCCTGGCTAACCAGAATGCGGGAAAACTCAACCTGATCAAACAGGGGTTTACAGCGCATGAACTCCGATTCGAGTTGGGGTTGAAACAACTGATATTTTAACTTCTCGGTGAGGAGCGATCGGTAAATGGTGGCTTGAAACTCTTCCGGGGTCAGCTTTTTCGATTTCAGCCAGTTTGCAAAAAACGCATCAAAATCGTCGGGCAGATCCGTTCGACCCGTGAGATATTGATGCAATTCTTGTTTGGTCACTTTTACTTCGCGGAGATAGCTGCTCAACAAAACCTGCTCAACAAATGCAGGCATCTGCCGAAGCTGGGTCAGGGTCATAGCAAGCTGCTCTCCGCTGAGAACGGTTGAACCGATTCGCACACACGGAGTCATGAAGACCGCTTTGGATAGGATTTTGAGAAAAAGAAAGATACTGCGTTCTGTGTATCACGCAGACTGCTTCACCAGACTGTATCCAATGACAGAGATCGGATGTCTACCCAGATATACAGGATCGGCTCAATCAAACGAAAGAGGGGCAGGAATGTTGATGCTCCCTACACTGAAATCACACTAGAATCAAAAATAAGTCCGTCCAAAAAGCTTTTCCAAATTCAATCAACTTGAGTGCGTTCTTCCTGTAAGAACGCCTGCACTCTTATTCATTTACCGGAGGAAGCATGAAAGGTCGAAACAAGTGGTTTCGTCAAGGCACAGTTGCTACGGCAATTTTGGCTGGGGGTTTAGGAATTCTGGGGGTTAATCGTCAAGCGTCAGCCGATCGCGCAGCCCTGCCCGATGATCTGGAGAACCAGTACGCCGAGCAGGTTGTTGCCGCCGAAACCAAGGCAAACGGGGGGCAGTTTGCAGATGCCCTAAGAATTGGTGAGGGGATTCCGACGAACAGTAGGCATTACAGCACCATTTTACAAAAGCAGGAAATGTGGGCAAAGCTCCTGCTTCAACAAGCCCGTGATGCCAGCCAACGGGGAGAACTCCAAAAAGCAACTGCTCTGGTGCGTCCTCTAGTGAGCCGCCCCAATCTCGCCCCTGAAGCCCAGCGGCTATCAGCCCAGTGGCAGCAGCAGGCGGAATTAATGGCTCAGGTCGAGCAGGCACAAGTCCAGGAGGACTGGCAGGGAGTGAGGCAATCGATTGAAACCATTCGTGCGACTGACACAACCCTCGCCAATACGCCGAAGTTACAGGCAATTAGCCAGGAGGCGACCCTGAAGGCGTATGCGTCTCCTGAAGGAACAACCACAGCCGCTTTCACCGAAAAACCAATCGCAACACCTGCCGCCTTTACAGACGTAATTGGACGAAATCTAGCACCTAGTCCAGTCATGCTCCAGATTGGCGACACTGCGATCGACATCTCGACCGTGACAAAAGCGACTCAACCTGAAAAGCCTACTGCCGTTGTGACTCCGCAACCGATTCCCAGGCGGGTTGTGAGAACGACAGGCAATGAAGTCCTTAGCGCGACTGTCTCTAAGTCTTCTAAAGAAGTTGCCCTAGTGGATTCAGGAGCATCGATATCAGAAGTTACAGGAGGCGACAATGCGCCGACACTGACTGAAATCGAGTCGATCGGGACTTCCCCATCTATGCCTACGGCAATGGAAACTTCTACTTTTGAATCTGCACCTGCCTACACGACTTTGCCAGATTCCCCTTCTCTAAATCTTCCAATGGAGACATCTACAGCGGTCGAGACAGTTGGGGCGACCGTACCCGTGGAAGGGGTAAACATTCCTTTGGAAATCATTCAAAAAGACGCTCAAGGAAAAATCAGCAATTCCTTTGTTCATTAGCATTCCAAGAGCCGATCGCGCAAGAAGGGGGACTCCCCCTTTTTTGCTAGACTTGCTAATCAAATCAGTCTAGCAAGTCAACCCTGTGTAGCTCGACTAGGGAAATAAGCTAGTCAAGCTAGAAAAGTTGCTAGATTGACTAGCTACGCCAATTGGTCTAATTAAGTAGTCTGCGATACGATTTGGAGAAGGAATAATATTGGCAGTTAGAGCAAGCTCAACCTTGCAGAGGGAATCTACCAAAAGGAAGACAAGACAAACGAATAACTCAATTTAGAGTAAACAAAAACAAGCTTGAGAAACATCCTTTTTTGCGTTAATCAGATGGGCGCAAGGCTGTATCTCTAATTACAAAATGTGGGATCAAATGCGGGACATTCAATCTCAACGTTCTGCTGGCTTCGATGATAGTTGCTTGCTTCACTTCGTTCGCAACCATCTCATTGCCGCTTGCTTGACTGCCGATGGCTTTGTGGTGAACTGCACCCCGAAGTATCAGGCTTTGTTTGGTAGCGATAGTTGTTTTGATGACTTTGTACACCCTGATGATGTTTATCAGGATGTGGAATTGAAACAGCAATTAGTCGCCGGAAACATCAACGAATTTCGCGTTGAGAAGCGATTAGTGGATCAAAGTGGTCAGGAGCATTGGTTCGAGGTTGAAACTTCACTGCTTCAAGCAGCAGCGGACAACGGGGAGCCTATTTTTGCGGTCATATTGACCGATATTACTGAGAATCGAAAAATTTACGATGCACTGCTCTGGAATGAAAAGCGATGGAGAGATTTAGTCAACCACAGCTTGCTGCTGTTTTTCCAGTGCGACATTGGCGCGAACCTGCTTTACTTTACGCCTAGAGTAGCACAGCTTCTAGGAATTAAAGCGAACGAGTGGATTGAACGATCCATTACCGATTTGATTCACCCTGACGACCTGGATGAGTTTGAGCAGTTTTTTATCTCAAATTTGAACGGCAATTCTTCTAGCTACATCTGCCGTTTCAGGACACAAGATGCGGGATGGGTGGAACTAAAGTTAAAAGCACAGGTTAATGACTCAGAATCAGGCATCATTCTCCATGCTCAAGACCTGAGCGTACAGTTTACTTTGGCAGGACAGCTTCAGTTTTATCGTTTCCAGTACAAAGCCCTGCTGACAGAGCTTTCCCAGATGATTTCGATCTAGGAATTTGCCCTACGCTTCAACTGCACTCCCTTAATGCTGCGAAAAAACTTTTCTAGAAAAGTTAAAGGGTCAGTCACCTCAGCACTGAACTCGATCATTAAATTTCGCCCAATCTCTTTATCTCTCTCTGAATATCGCGTACTACTCGCATTCTGCGAAATTTGTACACCCAGATCGCGACACCATTCTGAAAGAACGTTGAGCGGCATATTTCCAGGCAAAACCTCTTGAGTATTGACTCTGATTTCAACAATTGTTCTTTGACTCGAATGCAGCAACTTATAGTTTAAGTTGCTCAGATTAAGCTGCCAGGGTGAATCAGGCAAAGCTTTTTGGGAGAGGACAGCAAGCTGCCTCAGATAGCTTGTCATCAAGCTAGTTTTAGCTTGATTAACAATCATAAAAGTAGAATTGGGCTGCATTTTAGGCTGGCGGATGTCCCTGATTTTAGGCGGAACGGATTGAGAGAAGCCAGAAACCTGCGAGTCCTTTTGTGCAAGCTTTGAAGTTGATGCAGCAAGTGTTGCTGCCTTAACAACCGTGACTTGATCCCAATAGTCTCGATCGAAAACCCCAGATCGAAACATACAAGCTGGAAACTGATGTTGTTCCCGCTCTACTATTTGTAAGTTATCATCTAAAATCTCAACGTGCAGAAAAGAGGGGATTCGATTGTAAATCTCAGGTCTGATCTTCATCACGTCATAGTCTGGAGGCGGCGGAGTCAGCATCACCAGCCGCACAATTTTATACTGACTGCTTCGAGACGATTCCAGACGAAAAACGCTAGTCTCTGGATTGAATTGAAGTGCCCCTAGCCGACTGGAAACATAATCGAGAACATATCCTGCCTCAACAAAGAATAAAACGCCCATGTAAATGTCGCCATGAACTTTATACTTTGCGCTAATCGAGATGTAATATTGCTGAGGACAAGTTAATCCGAATTTACGAAAACTATAATCCTTCTTAACCTTGATCCGGTGAACAGGGATCTTTAGCTTCGATGGCATTCCGCCCTGCTGCTCGATCTGGTCACGTTCGTTCTCTTCGTCTTTGATAAATTTCTTCAAAGGCTCTAGTTCATACGAAGGCAGTTGCGTAATCAAATGGCGAATCAGTGATACCTTCTGCCTCGGATGCAGCGAGCCAGTCAAGTCGAGCAAACTATTATCCGATAGTCCGCTCTCCTTAGCCGCTTTACTTTGATCCAGATCCACAGTCTCCTCATCCAATCCGAACTGGTTTGGGTCTTTAGTCATCGAGCTAATGCCCCAAGAGTCACCACATCAACAAATTGCTTTTACTTCGCTGCTATTAATTTATCGCTATATCAAAAGGATAGATTATCCTGGAGGGGGGCATTTTTCTCCTCAAGCGATTACGTCTTTCGGTAGATTTTGCGGCAGTTCAGGCAGAACTCCTGCACCTGATCACTTCTCCAGTATGAATCAAAGCTTATAATCTCAATCATAAAAATTGCAGTAGGGGTGCTGTCAAGTTCCTCCTCGGCTTTTGATTCCTCTCAGTAAAGTTACGGTTTGCTACCCACTATGAATGGATTTGCTCAATTGCTTGTATCTCTTACGGAGGAGGAGCTTTTAAGCCAGTTTGTAGAGCCGATCGCCATCTATAGCCGACAGGGAGATTGCCTGTATAAAAGCAAACGATTTTTAAGCACACTCTGGGAGACGAATACCGATGAGAAAGGGTTCTCCAGGGTAGCTAATCCCAGTTCGCACCTATACGACTACTGGCAGTCTGCCCTCCAGCAAAACGTCTGCGAGTTCATAGAATCACAACTGTTTTGCTCTTTCCACACCATGCCGGGGGCTGAAACAGTGGTTCTTAGAATTCAAAAGTGCCCATTACGGCTCATTGTCAATAGTATCAACTATGCAGCAGCCGTCGTCAATCAGCGGTCAGAGATCGTTTACTACAATCAGCAGTTTGTTGATCTATTAGGAATTCAGCCACCTGATTCATTCCAACTCAATCAACTGATACATCCAGAAGATCGCAATGTCGATCGATCGCGCTGGACAGATCTGATTGAAGGCAAAATCGCTGCCTATAACATTGAGAAGCGTTTTCTCTGTGGAGAGCAGGGAATGGTCTGGGCAAATGCTCATATTCAAAGCGTTGCCCCAGAAGAAGTACCTGGAACAGATTTGTTTTACACCGTCATTCTCGAAGATATTTCAGAGAACAAGGCAAACTATGAAGCCCTGATTTTAGATCATCATCGGTGGAAGATTTTTCTATCGAATCAACTGAACCTGTTTTTCCAGACGAATCTAAACGGTCGAATTTATTCGGCAAGCAATGCGGTTGTGACCACGTTGGGATACCCCCAGGAAGCCCTCAAAGGAATGCAGATTGCGGATCTGGTACATCCCAGAGATCGGGCTAATTTCCTCAGATTCCTGAAACTTTGGGGTCAGCCAGAGCATCCGTCAATCATGATTGAGTGCTGTTTTCAGAAATATCGCTCTCACAAGGAGGTTTATCTCTATATTCACGGGCAACGTCTCACAGGCACAGGAACCGTGGCAGATTCAGGCATCATTTTTTATGCCGTCGATATTACAGAGCGAAAACAGCTAGAGCAAGAGAATCAAGCCAAAGAAGAACGGTATCGATCGCTGGTGTCTAATCTTCCCGGAGCCGTGTATCGCTACTGGAGTAATTTATCAGAGGACTATTATGCCTTTGAGGTCATCAGCCCAGAGATTGAGCGGATTACAGGCTATGCCGCGCACGAATTCTTGAGCAATCCACACCTTTATCAAAGTTTGATTGTAAAAGACGATCGGACGATCATCGAACAGGCTATCGCCAGAGCCGTAGCATTGCAGGAACCGTTTGCCGTTGAGTATCAAATTCAAGATGCTTTGGGTCATTTGCGTTGGGTACAGGATCGCGCTCGGTGTGTGGTGAGTGAATCGGGGACACTGCAATGGATTGATGGGGTTTTGCTCGATGTGACTGAGCAGAAACAGTCTGAAGAACTGCTGCGGGCTGTTTTTGAACAGGCTGCGGTCGGGATCAACCTGATGGATCAACAGGGCAATCTAATCCGAGTGAACCAGAAGCAGTGCGAAATGCTGGGCTACTCTGAATCGGAACTGGTTGGGCTTCCAGCAATTGATTTGACGCTGCCAGAGGAGCAAGAACAGAAACAGAAAATTTTGCAAGACCTGCTCAACGGCAAAATAGAAAGCTATTCAGCCGATAAGCTTGATGTGAAAAAGAATGGCGAGTTGTTGTGGGTCACAATCACGATGTCAGCCATTCGGGAACGCAACCAACTGAAATACGTGGTGACGATCGTTCAAGATATCACTGAGCGAAAATGGGCAGAGGCACAACTGAGGGAGCAAGAAGCACAGCTTCAGGCAATTTATGAATCGTCTCCCATTGGGATTGCCGCAACCGATTATGAAGGGAAATACCTTTGCGCGAATCCGGCATATCAGAAAATTATGGGCTACGACACGGATCAGCTTCAGCAGATGAGCTTTCACGATCTGACATACCCGGAGGATCTAATCCCCGATGCGGAACTGTACCAGAAGGTTGTGGACGGGGAAACCAGCACTTACCAGATTGAAAAACGATACGTTCGTGCAGACGGGTCAGTTTTCTGGGGACGCTTGACGGTTGCCGCTGTCGAACGACCCGATGGACAGGTTCAATTTTCATTTGCCCTGGTCGAAGACTTTGACAAGCAGAAGCAGGCAGAGCAATCGGCTTCCCACTTCCTGCAATTGCTGAGAAGCAGCCTGGAGCTATCCACAGACGGAATTCTGCTGCTGGACTTACATTGGCATCTCATTCACTACAACCAGAAATTCATTGAGTTGTGGGAGATGTCTGAGGATGTGCTGAAACTGCAAGACGACTGGCAACTGGTGAATGCTATGCAGGAGCGCGTCGTTAATCCTGAAGCGTTCGTTGCTCAAATTCAGGAGGAGTACAATTCTCCCCATATCGAGGATGTGAGGGAGTGGCAATTAGTCAACGGCAAAACCTACCTGCGGATCTCGCGTCCACAAGTTATTGACGGTCAGATTGCAGGACGAGTTGTTTCCTATAGGGAAACTGAATCCTTCCGACAGTAGGAATGCAATCTCAATAAACAATCTGTCCGCTACCCAGCGATCAGTGCCTCAAATACTGCTCGAACTGCCTCTCGTTCCTCGTCAGTCGTGGCATCAGCCCACATTGCTTGCAGATCTTCGATCGAATCTTGAGGGATTGATCCGGCTGTTGGGGACTGTAGCTCGGTTTCAGTCACTTCTACTTTTGGATCTCCCGTCTGTTTTTGAGAATCTATAGTGGGGGGTGATCCGTTCGATTGAGCCGCTTTTCGGCGTTGTTCGCGGCGGTCTAAAATGCCCTTGAGTAGATGCCAGTGAGAACTCTCTACTCGATAAACGCGCAGCTTTTCGCCTTCATAGCCCTCGACGGATCGGGACCAGCAAAAATCAACCTTGATTCCCAGTTGGGAGAGAAGCTGATGGACAATTTGTACCTCGCTCATCTTCTCCGACACAGTGAAATGGAGGTGTGCTTTAACAGCCGGAGCAAACTGCAAAGCTTTTTCTGCATAGGTCTGAAGGTCGTACTTTGTCCATTCCTTGTCTGGGTTCAGAAAATCATCTAGCCCTAGTTCTTTGCGAATCGCTTGCCGCACTGCGCTATTGGCAATGTCCCACGGGCAAAGCCCCTGGTTCCAGCTTGCCTGTTTTTCCAGTGCCTTCACCGTGCGATCCGTCGATGCCTCCGGTGAGAACTGTGCTTCCAGGTTGGCAATCTCCCCGCGCAATCGACCCTGTTTGTCCAGCAGTACAAAATCGACGGTCAGAGTGTGGGGATCAATCACGTAGAAATCACAGAGATTAAACCGCTCGATTGCTAACTTATCTTCTGGACTCACGCTATCCTTGCTCTCCAGTTCTAGCTTCTCTGCTAGGGTCAGGATACGCGCAGCGACGATCGCCTCAGCATCCATCTCCTTCAGTTCTGACCGGGTTTCTGCCAGCATGGAGCGTACAGATTCGTCACGTTCCCACCGGGCAACGGTCAGACGATTCCCCTCATATCGGAGCCGAACCTGAAGGGCATCTGCAAGTTGCAGCATTGACCAGTTTTGCTCGGCAGCAATTTTGCTGTAGAGATCTACATGAGGGTCGGATTGCCAGTCGTAGTTGTCCAGTTCCCCGGCGATGTCTTCACGCAGGCTGGAACGAATCAGCGAAACGGTTACAGCAGTTCGCTCTTGCAGATGTCGCTTTAGTTCCATTGCGTTGGTTGAGCGACTGACTTTGTTAAAGCTGCTTCCGGTCTGGGCACACCAGACGATGCGCTCGACACGTTCTCTCACTCGCGAAAGTGCCTGAGACATATCGGCATCATTGATGCTGACTCCGGTAAAGATGCCGTAGACCCGTTGGACGATGCCCTGACATTCGATTGAAACACCAGTGCCCATACTAGGAGTCGCGAGAATCACCAGCCGATTCTTTGCTTGGGCAGCTTCGAGCAGATGGGGGTCAGGGCTACTGATGACGGATCGCTCAAACTCACCGCCCGACGATTCGCTGTTGATATTCCAGACCGTGATGCCATTGTTGCTTTGTTCGATCAGTCGCTCGATCGTTCGGGCAAGTGCTTTAGAATCCAGGCACACAAACAGGGCATGACCGGGAGGAAGACTGCCAATCTCATCCAGCAGTTGTCCAACCACTGCACTACGATCTGAAGATTCAATAAACGTGCAGGGATAGCCGTTACTCTGATAGTCGTTGCGGATGAGAAAGACCTGAGCATCTTCACCCCGCAGTTCTCGAATGTAGTGCAGCGTGGCATTGTCCAGGTCTGCGTCTGCCACAATGACCCGTCGCGCCATTTGAATTAAGGATCGAAACCGCGCCAGCAGCGCCGGACGCTTCCCATCTTTAGCACAGGTGGAGCTGGTCAATAAGTGACGCACGACCTGGACGACTTCATCCAGCACCAGATCGCAGCCCCGAAACTGCTCTGGATCGATCGCCAACAGCGAATCTACACAGAAGCCAATGCGAAGGGTATAGGCAGAGCCGTTGATGAACTGACCCTTTGCTTTATCGCAGTCGCCAATGTAATCCAGTCCCAGCCGTTTAGAGAGGTTGCGCTGGAGGGCAATCCGGTGTCCGGCAGAGAGAACCGCAGGCAAGTCTAAGACCTGTTGTGCCGTCCACTTGGTCTTGCCCGTTCCCTTACCGCTAGAGACACCGATGATGCCTTCCTGGGGAATTTGGTCGAGTTCCAGGGTAGAGAGGTCGGCAGTGTTGATTCTGAGATTGGCTTTCCAGGTGAGCCGAGACTCTAGTTTTTGCCAGATGCGCCAATGTGCAAGAGGCATTGCCTGATCTAGAGCCGTTCCCCACGCGCCAGCTCCGGAGGCGACAATCAAATCGTCTACCCCCTTGCCCA
The Leptolyngbya ohadii IS1 genome window above contains:
- a CDS encoding PAS domain-containing protein; the encoded protein is MLHFVRNHLIAACLTADGFVVNCTPKYQALFGSDSCFDDFVHPDDVYQDVELKQQLVAGNINEFRVEKRLVDQSGQEHWFEVETSLLQAAADNGEPIFAVILTDITENRKIYDALLWNEKRWRDLVNHSLLLFFQCDIGANLLYFTPRVAQLLGIKANEWIERSITDLIHPDDLDEFEQFFISNLNGNSSSYICRFRTQDAGWVELKLKAQVNDSESGIILHAQDLSVQFTLAGQLQFYRFQYKALLTELSQMISI
- a CDS encoding peptidase domain-containing ABC transporter, which codes for MRALPIEEPTVIQPAVQDSLLRHLDPTTLDELLGSATLQTFEVGETLSPEGQLPAMTHILLTGRARALGDSQSGKPTIQTLQPGTCIGWEPLLRRVPYGSVRAASLEEDVQTLAIPSDRIEAILPLLLPILEAEISLLEVYDLLDRFLGRLANRSVLPSTKDLADYLLRVKAIKVCHWFVGDPSPLAPEFLWLVSGGSVRGDQIGRSVLDVEQIRLDDSLIYPIRLVGVDRPTIAVILQTESLPLDPQHTIATEPEAIQTLSRLEALLQPPSTEIPLPSESPHYPGRTAREDTLAEATVVAFWNLTDLLKLPFRHQLLRSRVKGIDQKPDRLDFYSKIAEGFHMDALQIHFSASPGGFRRIQCPALLELDGKPCILYDVGSEAEGDVLTLAHPAWGVQTLPIEDVLPQLESLDQDGTLVEALVFSRKPGAAVRQFGWKWVLPYVKPEAKSLLLVLVASIFVQVLGLATPLLTQQIIDKVIINGSAGALPAFGILMLSLSIAQSVLDISRNFIFNSVSNRVDVQIASYTLRHLLRLPLSFFQRYPVGELSSRISELETIRSFLTSQFLTVIMDVLFSLIYIVVMLSYSPILTLCTLLTIPVILAITLFGASSVRDLYKQRADKNSALQSYLIETLNGVFTVKAQHREQFVEATWNDQYLKYLEVSFRSTMTSRVYGSINTLANTLSSLVVLWVGGLLAVQGDLTLGGLIAFRIIAGYVTGPLLRLAQLSERVQEVQLSINRLADVIDTTEEFSETDAHQLSLPPVIGKVELKNVSFGFQSTGEMQLSDVSLTVEPGQFVGLVGLSGSGKSTLVKLLNRLYVPQKGVITIDDYDINKVTLDSLRQQVGMVPQEPLLFDASVRDNIDYEGIYTDAQVIEAAQLAEAHDFIEKLPQGYATPVGERGSRLSGGQRQRIAIAQVILQNPRLVILDEATSALDYETERRVVANLMKVFKGKTVFCITHRLANLRQADQIFYLQSGAIVERGTHVELMAQRQLYYTLYSQQSKGD
- a CDS encoding peptidylprolyl isomerase, encoding MTPCVRIGSTVLSGEQLAMTLTQLRQMPAFVEQVLLSSYLREVKVTKQELHQYLTGRTDLPDDFDAFFANWLKSKKLTPEEFQATIYRSLLTEKLKYQLFQPQLESEFMRCKPLFDQVEFSRILVSQEKRAEEIFFELRDGEATFPKLASLYSEGEERHTQGWVGPLRLYQLPQAIARIAYQDPGEGQIYPPIQVGSAYWIVRIERFAPARFTGVIQEELRNRLFEEWLKRKAKALMNDPTQFEIYRTPAPASDDELKAETEVST